AATTGGTGActcccacaaaacaaaaattaattcCGCAGGAATTAGTTTCTGCGCCTTTAGATGATACCAAGTCACACCATTCGGGCTAACTCGTGATGGTAGACTATCGTAGACTAAATTAGCTAACACCGATGTTTTTGTGTCAAGACGCTTGTTGCGCTTGAGTCAACAACGAGGTGCTGAATCCACATGTGTGAAATGATCAAAAACTTTAGAGGATTCGTTGACCTTTGTCATTGCACTGACTTAATTCTGCCACGCAGAAAAGCAGTATGATCTTAGTCCATTAGTGACCCCGGACTCCCCCTTTGCGATCATGTGAGTCGGTGGCTCAAAATACCTTTTGTGCCACTACAGAGGCAAAATCATAAATTGTGAAAGGGGGTCGATTCACTTCAGCTATTCCAATGTTTTTGTGACTCTGCATGTTACACCAAAATGAAACTGGTATACATGGGAGAGTAAAAGAGCTTGTTTGGAGTATGTGTTGGTATTCTGAAACATGAGCCACAATCCTGATCCCGACCTTTGAATGGGAACGAGAGAACAAGCGGATGCTTTGGGAACAAAATAAGTTAacagatgcgtgtgtgtgtgtgtgtgtgtgagaaaatgCCATTGCTCTGACATCACCAGTGAGAGGACATTCAGTCCAGTGTGTGAAGCAGTCAGACTCAATCAGTCCTttcgtccttccttccttccttcctgttcTCTGTAGTTCTTCATGCATTTAAACCTACATGTACACATAATGGCAAAAGTAATATAGCCGGTAAACAATTGGTCATAGTTAATGGACATTATGTGTGTGCATATGAAAAGGAAAAGCCTTAAAaatgtccattaaaaaaaacaaagtattggGGTGATCATTTGGGCATGAGTAGAGATGTGTATAGTTCTGCATACcgaatattttaatatttgtaaAACCGACTCAAAATTCTATCGATTAATTGGGTATTTGGATGATTCTTTTGTTAATTGTTTAGATTGCTAAAAGAACAattataaatacaaaacacaaaaaaaacatttccagtcAATAATGAACGACCAAATGCTTTTACTTCTTGTATAATCAACATTTTATACTTAAACTGGTTTAACAAGCACATGGTATGCACACAGCTACAAGTGAGTAAGGAGAAAGAAACCAAGAGCTACTGTAACAGGAGCTGCCGTCTTTAATGGTCATTACCGTCTCGAAGTTTCTATTCCCAAGACACGCCAGAGTGAAGAAAACCTTACTGACTGATTCAGTGCAAACAGCATGAACTGTACAGATCAAAGCACCACTGTCACAAAGCTATGATAATTAAAAGGTGGAATTGTTGTAAACAAAGAAGGGATCAGGAAGATTTGTCCTACGAGACAATTTTAGTCCTCTGAGAACCACattaaatgtacaaaaaaatatgatgcgACAATCAGACAAGtgcttatttattatatattatgagcaatattgtgtgtgtgtatggcatTTCCTAAGAGTTTTTATTTAATACACATTGCGTAAGCATAGGATGAGAATTAATATTGTAAGCTTCATAGTCGCACAACATCAGCTCgtgaaaaacaaagagaaaaaaaaattatcctctCACAATTAAATAAGCTTAACAACGAAATGACAGAACCAAGCCTGAGTGTACCAGCATCATCATTGTTGCTggcatcatttttaaaatgtattcatcgTAGTCATCATTGTCCCTTTAAGGACAACACACAAAGAGTGCACAATgttaagtactgtatatgtctgTATGCATAtggggtatgtgtgtgtgtgtgtgtgtgtgtatatatatatacacaacggtgtatatatatatatatatatatatatatatatatatatacacacacacacacacacacacacatgcttgtgtgtgtgtgtaatttattAATTCTGATTAGTGACCCTCAATAAGAGATCACAGAAAATGAAATCCACATTGCATCGTTTCAATAAGGTTGGCGTTAGCAATAGCATTAGCAAGGGGTAAGCACTAGATGCAGAGACGCCGTAACGTCCTACATTGACATTTGAGTGCATTATTTTCTGGATTGATATTTTATCGTGGAATATTTAACGTAGATCGACTGTTAAAGCATCTTCAATATTGTTCTTCTACTTACACAGCACACGCACAAGTATTGAAAGGTGAATGATGTATCGGGAGGAAAAAACACTGCAGGCCAACAACAATCGTACACCGATAAGGTTATCGTTTAACGGTTTTATGAGCTCGCTAGGACTCGAAAATTACCTTCTGCGTGGCCACGAATCCTTTATGATGTAGTGAATCACGTAATCCAGCGAGGAAACGACTGGTGCGGTGATTTCTATGCGTTTGATAGATGACGGTCGTTGGCCCGTACTGTGTGGCATACCCAATCCCAATGGATACAAACACCGTGGGTTGGGATTACGGGAACGCAGTGTTTTCGATTGGCGTTTGGACCGACCAATGGGATTCGATAAAGACAACCCCGGGATGGAAAGAGAGGGCGTTGTCGCGGTGCGTTCAAATACAACTggaaaagtgttgtttttctctgaAACAACACGACTGTGTCGACCAGACCGCAGCTGCTCGCACACATTTTGAATCCGAGACGAGGATAAAAAATTTCCAAGGACCTCCAAatggttgtatttttcatgacaAATGTAACTATCCCGTGTATCCTACAATGCCACGGTAATTCCAAAAGAGTGCCTCTTTTCAGGAAAAGGGTTCTCAGGAAAAAATAATAGAGACTGatatgtcaaagtaaacatactGTCAATTAttggtcaccaaccttttttgaaACTGAACGCTACTTCTTGGTTACTGATAAAGGTGATGGGCTTCCAGCTGTATACACAAtactcaaaggaaaaaaaatgcttcgatTGTTTGGTGGTAAACCAGCTCATTATTGTGACGTCGCCTCACcataaaacaattgtaaaagtaTAACAAAAAATGAAACCTTATCCTTGGAAAATAAACCTCTTTATCTAGGAATAGAAGCCTTGAGTATAATTATCGAGAATGCATTCTCAAGTAAATACTGTAAACACTTTCTTGTTTACAAAAGCGTTTGCTAAATTCGTCTCTTATACGTATAAGAAAGATAGCGGCAAAACATGACAGCCTTCGTTCAGGAGCCctatataatataaatacttgacatacaattacatttaaaaatgacgtTGATGTGACAGAACATCGTTTTGCCTATTTGCAAAAATTTAATAGGAGGTTTTTGAACTaaacattgacaaaaatgtATACAATGCCCCTTTAAGTTTGGATGTTAGAAAAATAAACTTGCTGGGGGAAaccaacaaaatgtgttttgttttcatttcattgtcaacTTTAACCATAAGAGAAGGGTGGGTACAATTCGATTCCGAAATCATATTTGTGGTACACAGTGCCAGTTATAAACTATGATAGTACAGTACTGTCGTTCATCCGCCAAAGGCTATGTAATTCAAGCGATAGGGGACGCCCGAGTGTTAAGCATCAAGTGGAACCTCATGACGTCGTAGAACGAAGAAGTTGGCGTCATTTTTTTTGAATTGCTACAGTTTGTGTCTAATAACAAACCCTTGAAGTTGCCAAACGCTTCAGCAACGAGAACTAAACAGTCCGAGTTATCTCGTGGATATTCAGGTACGACAAAGTcaatgttttcaaacattggaTGGTATGTCAAGAAACAGCGTGCGATGTTACCGTTAACTATTATCAGCGCGTTGCTCACAACAATGCTTTTTGTCACGGCAGTTGCTAGGAGGCGAGCGTTCATGCTTAACTATAATTTATTACTAAGGGTTCCCAAACCTTTTGGGCCCAGAGACAATTTTCAAAGACCCGTCTCATATTCATAACGACAAATGAATATAAAGTTCACGTGAATTCCATTAGAATCATTTTCCAACCAAACTTTCCTGGGAAATTAACCAAATTCATGACGCTGATGTCTGTTGCTCACACTTACAAAAGAGCTGCCAACAGAGAGTTTCAAGTTTTACAAACTATAAACAACAAAGTATAGCCAGTATTGCCATTTCATCTTCAAACACTCAAGTGACTTTTAAAAATACCACTTGTGAGTTTAATTTAAACGACAAGATGATTGGAGCCATTTGTTTTCAAGAAATCTCGGAATTGAACATTAAGACCAGCATTCTGAATGTAGCTTTGTAGTCAGAAAAATATGGTTTTATGACCCAATTCTTCTTCCATCCAAAGCAATGGTCCAGGAAAGTGTTCAGATCAAGAGGCGAGGTGCTCATAACTTCATGGAATACTACACATATGCCTGTACCCGAGAGCAAACCATCCCCCTCACTGCTGTAAAGATGCATCTCGACCAAGGCATTCTGGACTTCAATGGAGACAAGGTCAAGTTATCCGATTGGCCTCCCATTCTGGACTCCATCTCTATCAATAGGCACCTTCACCACATTGCAATTACTAGCACGTACCAGACAAGCCACGGGTGTGGAGATCCAGGTCAGGCTTAAAAAGAACATAACATTGAGCTCCGTTGAGTCCAGCTGTGCATCTGAACCTCTGTCTTTCATGTCACAGATAGAAGGTACTACAAGCCGGTGTTCAGGAAGAAGATCCCATCTATTCGCTCTAAGGACATGACTTTCAAATTGTGCAAAGCTCTGAAGGAGTGTCTTTCACTTTCTCCCAACTTGAAGACTTTAAAGCTAAACGGTCTTCCTCTAAGGGAAAGAGACCTTGTCAGCTTGACAAAAGTAAGAATGGACCACAAAATTGCAGCATAGATTCtacagtacagtggaaccttggtTTGAGTGATTCTGACCACttataaatgtaaatgtttaaaatgatGAGTGTGGTGACAGAATGATTCAAGCTCATATCTCAATACTCCACTGTATTCTCCTGAAGGAAGGATCTTAATGCCTAAAAATGGTATTCCATTTCAGGGTGTTGCAAAAAGTGTTTCCTTGGAAGTGCTTTCTTTGGCAAACTGTCCTTTTGGAGATGACGGCTTGGAGGGTATGTGGTTTACATACCGGTAGTTGTGATGTACATAATCCTAAAATATGTTTCATTAATCTTACACAATCTTCCTTTGTAAATTGGGTTATAGTTTGGAAATTTTAGCACGGCTGTGTTTTCTCCCCGATATATCTTTCAGTCATTTGCCAAAGTGTGAAGTACTCTGCAAGAATCAAAGAACTGGATTTCACAGGATGCAATATCACATGGAGAGGAGCAGAGCATCTCGCCAACATTATCCAGGTGAAATTTTATGTTCACTGTCATGTCGCCTTTCCCCAAATTTACCAGCCACTTGCATCCCACATCTTccagcacacacatttttaataaaagtagttaaaaagaaaaaagtcaaaacgCACAACTGTTCGCCAGAACCCGTGGATAGTTGCAAGGAATTACACTTCAAAAGTCTTGCGTGTATACCTACTTTGAGTTcattttggtagacattttttgctcctgttgtttgttttttttttttttcaaaagacattttgtgGAAAAGTAACCCTTTCTTAATTTAGggagttaaaaaaacacatcaatccaaaaaaaaattaatagaaaGTTATTACAATGCCGTTAGGGAATAATTCtactgataagataagataagatatcctttattcgtcccacactggggaaatttacagcctccagcagcaagaatgtatgtagaaagaagaaggaagaaagagaaaaaaaacaacaaatatctttcaattaaatgcaatatgaacacaaaatggataaatcacagtactatttacaattttccttcacatcatttaattattattattattatgattgttattttttattcatcagcctgacagcagtcggtaggaacgagcgtcggtatctctccttcttgcagcgcgggtgtaacagtctctggctgaaggagctaccaagtgctgtcagggcgggctggagggggtgggagggactggccatcatagcttttagcttagttggcatccttctgttgcccacctcctccagagtgtcaagggagcaacccaggacagaacaggccttcctgaccagtcgctccagtctctttctgtcccggtcTGTCTGATGGCATAGTCTTGAATAGTACATTGTCTCCATCTAGTGGCAGACAAAAATGACTGGAACTGGCAAAACTTCGAGgcaagtgttgtttttggaagTGGATGTCAAAATTTCCACACCAACAGAAGTTTCCTAAAATTTTAATCGAACTTCATTCTTATGAACATTTGACTGTTCTCCTAGTAATGTTataacacttttttggggggcggggggtctatTTTCTCATGACAGATTACGTTGTTTTTTCCCTCCCACCATTTTCCTCAAGCAGGATCTAGATGTTATTGACCACTTGATTCATAttttgggttctttttttcccactttgttttttcaacaaatttttTAATGTGGCCCAtattgttgacattttacatCTTTTGCGGCTGATATAATTCTATACATGCTTCAGTTATTATTTGTAAGAAGTACCCTCCTCAGATGAGGGAATTTCCAAATAGTTGGCCCCCTAATATAAATGTAACAAAACGCAATTGTATATTGTTAATTTCGTGTCTTTGGTGGCACCATCTCGATTGTGTTTCAGCATCAGGGAATACAGAGGCACGGCTCCGCATGGGCACAATCTTTGAGGTATCAACAGCCGAAATTAGAGGGCATGGGAGGTCTCCGCCGTCTCACCCTAAACTGTAACACTTTGATTGGGGACCTGGGTGCTGTTCGTCTTGCACGTGAGCTGGCCGAAGACCTCTGGCTTAAAGGTTAGGAGGTGGAAATATAATGACGGCAAAGGAAATGTTTATATCATTGTGTATCCCTCAAGATAattctttgtattttattatttgttattttgttctGAGCAGCTGTGGACCTGCAGAAATGCGGCCTCTCCAATCGCGGAGCTTGTCATCTGCTGGAGGTCTTGAAGACCAATTCTACTCTCTGCGTACTGGATATCCGTAATAACCCTTTAGTAGGTAAGAATCTATCACAGGTTGTCACACTTTCCTTTTTGTCACACCATGCCCCTGTTTGCGTTAACTGTAGTGCACTTtatatagctttttttttttgtaacattgtATCCAAAAAAATTCACTGTCACCGTTTTAGTTAATGTACTTGAAATCTCAACATGGGGCAAAATGTTATCCTCCCACAATTTTAATGAAGTGAAGATATTTGTCAGCAACTCCATCCAACGCACTCCTAATTATGGTTTTAATCCACTTTAAGAATATCAGGTGAGATACTTTGGTTTTATCTCTGCCCATGCATTTCTAGTTGCATTTGTTCACCCAGAAGTAAGCGCTTCTCTGTGGACCAATAGacaaatccattcatccatccattatctgaaccggtTTATCTTCACAAGCGTCGCATGGCGTGCTatagcctatgccagctgttttagcgcagtaggcaggggacaatttagagcctgccatgtttttggaatgtgggaggaaaccggagtacccggagaaaccccatgcaggcacagggagaacatgtaaaaaaCTACACATCGGAAGGCCGATGGAACACCTAACCTcgacactgtgaggtcgatgcgctaaccactcgcccaCGAGGCCGCCTATCGAcaaatcaaaacacatttttcaacagATGATGCCGCTGAAAAACCCGAACAAATAGAACAGACCtcgtgaaacaaaaacacaaatttgcATGAGAATCATTCCATTTTCACATTGCATTGCTAAAGGATATCAATTCTCCTTTCTGTTTTAGATAATGCCCTAATTAAGACGGTAATCGAGAAAGCACTAATGAAAACTGAAGCCCAGACACCAGAGGTGATTGGTTTCGGCTACTCTTTGACATTAGCAAAGTCAGAAGAAAATGACTtaatgtgtgattgtgtgtctgCTCCAGTACCGCTGGCTCACGCCTGCCACCAAAGAGCAACAGAAAGCTGCATCGAAGCGGCGAGTGGTGTCCAGGGCATCCACAGAAAAAACGGGTACAATTAACACTTTCTCCTCAGAGACACAAATACTGACCACGCCTTTCCTAAGTGACCTAATAAAACACTTCATCATGCTCATGAGAAGATTTAGTAACAATTGTGTAAGCTGTCTAACATGTCAATACTAGATCAGACCAGTGCACACCTATAGACACTCATGCAAGCAACAGCTACCACTTGTGTCTGCAGTGTTAGCAACTTAACGTATTAGCCGTAGTTCGTGACTtttctgacactttttttttctccccaaaaaatgacagcaGTGGCCCTAATGTTGTTAGCACAAGGTTCAAAGGAATAGTGCCAGCTTTTCAAGTACAAGTACAAATACTCCAATTGTGTCATGTCAAAAATGGAATGCTACCAATAAAAGGCCAGAACAGTTTAGACTTTTAGGACACCCACGCACTCGCTAAGCTCTGGTGggctacataaaatgatgtgagggGCTGGATTCCGGCAGTGAGTTTAGCATTTGATTTGGAACAATGATTTTCTGATTACTGACCCAACTGTAGAACATGTTGTGTGACTGCATGACTGGCGGATGTTGCTCTCTTATCTTTCAGCTCCTCAAAAAATGACCTCTGCTGGCCGTGAAGGCTTAGTCGCTGCTCAGCTTCAACAGCGCACTTCCTGCTCCAGACATGGGCCCCCTCATTCCGCTGCACGTGCTGGACGCCAGCGGTGAGGAGACTGTTCAGCTGGTTCattccaaattaaaaacaaaacgcacatAGCGTTGCAACTGGTTGAAGATGACAAGGCAGTCGGTTCCACAATCTGACCGAGAAGGAACAACACTTAACAAGGAAGAGCAGAGAATAAAGATACTATGTCATTCAGGATGTGAGAGGATCTTTTAGTGTTCACACCCGGTGTCCTGAATGCGCATCCTGAACGCATCCTCGACTTTGGACCTGTGGCCGCAAAGCTCATGAGTTGCATTCTTATGTTCCAGAGGTTTTCCTCCCGCAGATGCAAAGGACCACAATTTCCAGTCAGCGCCGCATCTTCGAGGTCAAGTATGGATTCATATTTATAGTTTCATgacttgttttatgtttgcaaTCTTGTAGTTCAAACACTCTTCTGACTCCATTAAAGGCTTCGTCCACCGTGAGGGTTACATTTGAGTCTGATTCGGAGGAAGAGAAGGATGGCAATGAGGAAGACGGCGAGGCAGTAGTGACAGGAGATCAGAGGCCATCTCACGGCAACCACCAGGACAGCCTCATTTCAACGCCGCTCGATCGTATGCAGGTCAGCCACATCTAGCTCGAGGTTAAGCCctcgaacttttttttaaaatgtcttttgtcgTGCCTGTCCTGCAGATGGCGCTACAGGAATGTCGTTTGAGATTGGGAGAGGAGCGCAGAGCCAGACTAAAAGCTGAATCTTTACTCAGAGAGGTACTGTAGTACCGGTATGCTTTCTCAACTATTATTTACATGAAATATTGTGCTGAAAGGAGCTTAACATGGCAGCAGGCTGGCCTAGTGCTTAGCACGTCTGCCAGTCCCATTGCGTGAATATGAttctgaatgtttgtttgacttAAAACCGCTATGGATGGATGCAACTCAATGTTATTACATGCCATTTTCTCTCCATTATTGCAGTCTTGCTCACAGATAGTAGTCCACTGAGTCAATATGCGATGTAATGAAGAAAAGTAATTGTATTTGCTTTTGCTATTTGCAAGTATTTGCTTTCCACTTAATGtttttccattgtgtgtgtttggggggggggtcataataGCATAGTTACTCTTGTTAGCTAAACAATAActgtgtttgtctttgtttttcaaaattcagTTTGAGCTGGAAAACGCTCGTCTCCGTGATAACAACAACTCCCTGTCCAAGGCGCTTGCGGCCATGGGCTCCGCACCGCCGGACCGCAGTGCCCTCGAAGACGAAGACGTGCTGGTGAGCATCGAACGCTCCTTCGCCAAGTTCCACGCTTTCCTGGATCTCGTCAACGATGCCGGGTAGGTAACACAGATTCCTGCCATTTCTGTTCGCAAAGTGCTCCGGCACTCATTTGGGAAAACACTCACCAGCCACTTTGTGAATAGATCTTTCGGAATGTTATTTTAAGaatggcaacaacaaaaaaagtattaaaaaatacacCGTGGCTAAATGATGATGAAATGAAATCCAATTTGATATCCTCGTTTAGTTAGATGCATAAGATGTACATATTCGAAGCAGCTGGCATTATTTTGCAGTGCAGTCTTACACCACTCTGAGCTACAACTAGAGTTTTAAACAGGCTGTTTTCGTGATTTAATGATTGTACCGCGTCTCATTCGAGTCTGCAAACTATCATGCGTTGCCTGATTGGAAATTCTTTTTGATTCCAAACTTTTAATcaaattgcttttatttattgtcaCAAAGTAgacaatgtactgtactgtgttgCATAAGTCCACAGACCATATGCAGTGGAAACAGAGTCAACCCAAGGTCATTGATGATTCATTTGGGTGTTGTTGAGCGAAAGTACAAAAGTAGCATGTGAGGTGGTAGTTAACCTTTCTTTTTGTGATAGGTTTACTTTCAGTTTCGTTATTCATTATGAAATGTACGATACCAAATAagtttgacgaaaaaaaagtcagtactAAAGCCAATAAAATGTTGCATAAATCAATGAATTAAGTAAGATAAGCCCCCTGGCCTCGAACTATTGACGTAAAAACGCATGAAACATGCAGCCCACGTGGTTTAAAATAACTCCGCTTAATTCTCAGCTGCCATCGCTGGACTCAAAATGAAACTCGGGGCACTTATTCTTGGCGTCGATGCTGTTCATTGACTTCCTTCCTCACAAGATCGTCAGTGTGATACCTCCTATTTACTTTCATCACTTGCAAGTGAATTTCAAGGTTTCTCTTTCATTATGATGCCTCTTGAATATGTCAATATATATGATtttatattataatttttatcattattattactattattattgtaaatacattttacgAGCATGCAACTTTCAAAATTGCCAAGGACATCCTACAAGACTTGATTCAAAACCATGAATCGGATCAATACTAAGATCGGGAGCTCATGAATGATGCATTTAATTTTTACAGTGAATCACGCAGATTTtcattgttgaaaaaaggagttAAATGCGTTTGCAAAATATGTTTAATGCTTACATTTAATGATAAATAATACGtcgtcatttttaaatgtataattgaaaatatttcacttacgcacttttttaaatacaattacagtaataaaaatgtgttaatcGTACACTCAGGGCAAATGTTTTAGAAGACTGCAAATCTTCCAATTACTTTCTTTAAAAATCAAGCAGCTCTACTTCTGCGAATAACCCGCCCCATTTTCGATGCTTAAGTTTTGTTTTGACACAACTATTACTTTTGCTTAGCTGGGAGGTCATTAAAACTTTAGGATCTCTCTTAAACTTTAGGTGATCACAAAGTCAGTCAAATCCCTGTTTTTATTGATCATTTATCTGTTATAGGGATGATAACATCCAGATTCATCAGAACCGTGAATCCAGGTTTATTGCAAGGGGTACATTCCAGCACCATCCACAATAGATCAAAATGCGAGGGTAAAGAAGGAGAGAGGGTAAATGGcagggaaacccccccccccccccgcattccAATGTTGTCCCTCCCACATACTTTAAACACATTGAAACTTACTTTTTAAACAATTCCCTGGCGTTAAATAAAAGTCTTAAAAATCAAGTCCTTATCACGTCAACATCAATACAGTATACtattaaaataaaagaacatttaCATTTCCACTTGTATCACGGAAGCACGAGCATTGTAGAAGAGATGCTCTTGTTCTGCAATTTGCAGTCTGTTTTTAACTGCTTGCTCCCTTCCTGTGCTTCATGCCCTGCACTTAAATTAGTTTACTTTTGAGAACGTCGGTTTGTTGGATAATGTCTTCATTACACAGGTAATTTCATTCCTTATCTtatcattaaggccactcctatcctgtctggaagaaatcaaggcctggatggcacaacatttcttgaaattcaacgaaaagaagacagaagtgatattgtttggtcccagtggcccttgtacattccatcctgtagacttggatAAGGAgaccccctgtctccttatcttaagtcaacagtttca
This sequence is a window from Hippocampus zosterae strain Florida chromosome 6, ASM2543408v3, whole genome shotgun sequence. Protein-coding genes within it:
- the cep78 gene encoding centrosomal protein of 78 kDa isoform X1; translation: MVQESVQIKRRGAHNFMEYYTYACTREQTIPLTAVKMHLDQGILDFNGDKVKLSDWPPILDSISINRHLHHIAITSTYQTSHGCGDPDRRYYKPVFRKKIPSIRSKDMTFKLCKALKECLSLSPNLKTLKLNGLPLRERDLVSLTKGVAKSVSLEVLSLANCPFGDDGLEVICQSVKYSARIKELDFTGCNITWRGAEHLANIIQHQGIQRHGSAWAQSLRYQQPKLEGMGGLRRLTLNCNTLIGDLGAVRLARELAEDLWLKAVDLQKCGLSNRGACHLLEVLKTNSTLCVLDIRNNPLVDNALIKTVIEKALMKTEAQTPEYRWLTPATKEQQKAASKRRVVSRASTEKTAPQKMTSAGREGLVAAQLQQRTSCSRHGPPHSAARAGRQRGFPPADAKDHNFQSAPHLRGQASSTVRVTFESDSEEEKDGNEEDGEAVVTGDQRPSHGNHQDSLISTPLDRMQMALQECRLRLGEERRARLKAESLLREFELENARLRDNNNSLSKALAAMGSAPPDRSALEDEDVLVSIERSFAKFHAFLDLVNDAGLGQLASMAGIDTSDFSPLGRPQLSSTLGRVAQMDGAAPGGCRSHYIQAASAHPDEVADISSPKSLPSSRKPVHRDGLVNVNIQHAAGEQVDFNVMTEQEPDQFSQPKTQYDSDSEHSFAGQTSHRESYQAPRSRPVLGILGASHHSNGISSNHSNSSRSRSSRGRRSAGVIMRDIVSNKAQSAGSQRLAIIQTSGSEGSERKTSPDILEEIRSFEGAQGDSDAKYL
- the cep78 gene encoding centrosomal protein of 78 kDa isoform X2; the protein is MTFKLCKALKECLSLSPNLKTLKLNGLPLRERDLVSLTKGVAKSVSLEVLSLANCPFGDDGLEVICQSVKYSARIKELDFTGCNITWRGAEHLANIIQHQGIQRHGSAWAQSLRYQQPKLEGMGGLRRLTLNCNTLIGDLGAVRLARELAEDLWLKAVDLQKCGLSNRGACHLLEVLKTNSTLCVLDIRNNPLVDNALIKTVIEKALMKTEAQTPEYRWLTPATKEQQKAASKRRVVSRASTEKTAPQKMTSAGREGLVAAQLQQRTSCSRHGPPHSAARAGRQRGFPPADAKDHNFQSAPHLRGQASSTVRVTFESDSEEEKDGNEEDGEAVVTGDQRPSHGNHQDSLISTPLDRMQMALQECRLRLGEERRARLKAESLLREFELENARLRDNNNSLSKALAAMGSAPPDRSALEDEDVLVSIERSFAKFHAFLDLVNDAGLGQLASMAGIDTSDFSPLGRPQLSSTLGRVAQMDGAAPGGCRSHYIQAASAHPDEVADISSPKSLPSSRKPVHRDGLVNVNIQHAAGEQVDFNVMTEQEPDQFSQPKTQYDSDSEHSFAGQTSHRESYQAPRSRPVLGILGASHHSNGISSNHSNSSRSRSSRGRRSAGVIMRDIVSNKAQSAGSQRLAIIQTSGSEGSERKTSPDILEEIRSFEGAQGDSDAKYL